In Hyalangium minutum, the following proteins share a genomic window:
- a CDS encoding aldo/keto reductase, translating into MERRPLGNTGLQVSALGFGAGPVGDAALTEDAAAALLHGVLDAGINLIDTAPSYGASEERIGRHLQGRRGEFVLSTKCGYGVPGVEDWTGPCITQGIELALRRLRTDVIDVMHFHSCPIDVLERPGVVDALTRAGEQGKIRVAAYSGDNHALAHALNMGRFGSVQVSVNLFDQRALDWGVAMARERGVGVIAKRPLGNAPWRFSERPGAQDVALYWNRMRQMALDPHGLDWSELALRFATFMPGVATCIVGTTRLENLQRNVQALERGPLAPEHVSHIRDAFRRNDHGWDGQI; encoded by the coding sequence ATGGAGCGCCGTCCCCTTGGGAATACAGGCCTGCAGGTCTCCGCGTTGGGATTCGGAGCAGGACCGGTTGGCGATGCTGCGCTGACCGAGGACGCGGCGGCGGCGCTGCTCCACGGAGTGCTGGATGCGGGGATCAACCTCATCGACACCGCGCCCAGCTATGGGGCGTCCGAGGAACGAATCGGGCGGCACCTGCAGGGACGGCGTGGGGAGTTCGTGCTCTCGACGAAGTGCGGCTACGGCGTGCCAGGGGTGGAGGACTGGACGGGGCCGTGCATCACCCAGGGCATCGAGCTGGCGCTGCGGCGGCTGCGGACTGACGTCATTGATGTGATGCACTTCCACTCGTGCCCCATCGACGTCCTGGAGCGGCCGGGCGTGGTGGACGCGCTCACCCGAGCGGGGGAGCAGGGAAAGATCCGCGTGGCAGCGTACTCCGGAGACAACCACGCGCTGGCGCACGCGCTGAACATGGGGCGGTTCGGGTCGGTGCAGGTGTCTGTGAACCTGTTCGACCAGCGAGCCCTCGACTGGGGCGTAGCGATGGCGCGAGAGCGAGGCGTGGGGGTGATTGCGAAACGCCCGCTCGGGAATGCGCCATGGCGGTTCTCCGAGCGGCCAGGGGCGCAGGACGTGGCGCTCTACTGGAACCGGATGCGCCAGATGGCGTTGGATCCACACGGGCTGGACTGGAGCGAGCTGGCGCTGAGATTCGCAACCTTCATGCCAGGGGTGGCCACTTGCATCGTGGGCACGACGCGGCTGGAGAACCTCCAGCGCAACGTGCAAGCCCTGGAGCGCGGCCCGCTGGCACCGGAGCACGTCTCACACATCCGAGACGCGTTCCGGCGCAATGACCACGGATGGGACGGACAAATCTAG
- a CDS encoding substrate-binding domain-containing protein, which translates to MNPRVLVILGFLLAVGGVFYLSRHGNTSSDTGSSGAGSTGPSRPSAPVPVTEISFLYSTEKKEWVEAAAVLFQQENPSVKVTLVGRGSLDAAQGILEGREKPTVWSPADTAVLRMLESDWATERTRGPLFAQDGEDAPQPLVITPLVFVVWEDRANVLLKANEGKAVSWRVIHQAVASDQGWPAVGGKAEWGFVKLGHTDPTRSNSGLQAMLLATLEYYHKRSGLTVGDLLDPKYQEWIRQLEKGVSKFEASSGTFMTDMVRFGPSRYDIAVVYENLAISQIANAQERWGTLKVYYPPLTLWSDHPAAVLQADWVTEAQKEAARKWVKFLRSRPMQERALKFGFRPADPSVPIKTADADNPFTRLADHGILVEVPPVAEVPQGPVVRNLLAMWTRVVGSQR; encoded by the coding sequence ATGAATCCCAGGGTCTTGGTCATCCTCGGCTTTCTCCTGGCGGTGGGCGGGGTGTTCTACCTGTCCCGCCACGGCAATACGTCCAGTGACACGGGGAGTTCCGGGGCAGGGAGCACGGGCCCGAGCCGCCCGTCGGCGCCCGTGCCGGTGACGGAGATCTCCTTCCTCTACAGCACGGAGAAGAAGGAGTGGGTGGAGGCTGCGGCGGTGTTGTTTCAACAGGAGAACCCGTCCGTCAAGGTGACTTTGGTGGGACGGGGCTCGCTGGATGCGGCGCAGGGCATCCTGGAGGGACGTGAGAAGCCCACGGTGTGGAGCCCGGCGGACACGGCGGTGCTGCGGATGCTGGAGTCGGACTGGGCCACGGAGCGGACGCGGGGGCCGCTGTTCGCGCAGGACGGGGAGGATGCGCCGCAGCCGCTGGTGATTACACCGCTGGTGTTCGTGGTGTGGGAAGACCGGGCGAACGTGCTGCTGAAAGCGAACGAGGGCAAGGCGGTGTCGTGGCGGGTGATTCACCAGGCGGTGGCGAGCGATCAGGGATGGCCGGCAGTGGGAGGCAAGGCGGAGTGGGGGTTCGTGAAGCTGGGACACACGGACCCGACGCGCTCGAACTCAGGGCTGCAGGCGATGCTGCTGGCGACGTTGGAGTACTACCACAAGCGCTCGGGGCTGACGGTGGGGGACCTGCTGGATCCGAAGTACCAGGAGTGGATCCGGCAGCTGGAGAAGGGTGTGTCGAAGTTCGAGGCATCCTCGGGCACGTTCATGACGGACATGGTGCGGTTCGGCCCGTCCCGGTACGACATCGCGGTGGTGTACGAGAACCTGGCAATCTCGCAGATCGCGAACGCGCAGGAGCGGTGGGGGACGCTGAAGGTGTATTACCCGCCGTTGACGTTGTGGAGTGATCACCCGGCGGCGGTGCTTCAGGCGGACTGGGTGACGGAAGCGCAGAAGGAGGCGGCGCGGAAGTGGGTGAAGTTCCTGCGGAGCCGGCCCATGCAGGAGCGGGCGTTGAAGTTTGGCTTCCGGCCGGCGGATCCCTCGGTGCCCATCAAGACGGCGGACGCGGACAACCCGTTCACGCGGCTGGCGGACCACGGAATCCTGGTGGAGGTGCCACCGGTGGCGGAGGTGCCGCAGGGGCCGGTGGTTCGCAATCTGTTGGCGATGTGGACGCGTGTGGTGGGCAGCCAGCGCTAG
- a CDS encoding WGR domain-containing protein, translating to MRRFEFVEGSSSKFWSPELQGSTFIVTYGRIGTAGQRKEKAFPDEESARREYEKKVAEKLREGYREVTEGGEAPAPAAAAPKEKAPPPLPALPPRVRATKPTAERVTEAAQALTKLESRLGNRSWQVALQARRARRALRKLGGGDPSAHAALGAVFESLMGKVVVPQGQPRLPLRFAMQLLGELDVAAFVRVTQQWKRASAGSAGGVAVVAREAEALAEPELALRMGLLLAERPELRGGSEVGWQRRWNALKPHLEAHLKGAGGALQTHLRAIETGGDSHLAQRVARMGA from the coding sequence ATGCGCAGGTTCGAATTCGTCGAGGGCTCCAGCTCCAAGTTCTGGAGCCCAGAGCTGCAGGGCAGCACCTTCATCGTCACCTACGGGCGGATTGGCACTGCGGGGCAGCGCAAGGAGAAGGCGTTCCCGGACGAGGAGAGCGCGCGGCGCGAGTACGAGAAGAAGGTCGCCGAGAAGCTGCGCGAGGGCTACCGCGAGGTGACGGAGGGCGGTGAGGCCCCGGCGCCCGCGGCCGCCGCGCCGAAGGAGAAGGCCCCCCCGCCGCTGCCCGCGTTGCCGCCCCGGGTGCGCGCGACGAAGCCTACGGCGGAGCGGGTGACGGAGGCGGCCCAGGCGCTCACGAAGCTGGAGTCTCGGCTGGGCAACAGGAGCTGGCAGGTGGCGCTCCAGGCGCGGCGGGCCCGGCGGGCCCTGCGCAAGCTGGGAGGGGGTGACCCTTCGGCCCATGCGGCGCTGGGTGCGGTGTTCGAGTCCCTCATGGGCAAGGTGGTGGTGCCCCAGGGGCAGCCCCGCCTGCCGCTGCGGTTCGCGATGCAGTTGCTGGGCGAACTGGACGTGGCGGCGTTCGTCCGGGTGACGCAGCAGTGGAAGCGTGCCTCGGCGGGCTCAGCGGGAGGCGTGGCGGTGGTGGCCCGCGAGGCGGAGGCGCTGGCCGAGCCGGAGCTCGCACTGCGGATGGGGCTGCTGCTCGCCGAGCGCCCCGAACTGCGTGGCGGCTCCGAGGTGGGGTGGCAGCGGCGGTGGAACGCGCTCAAGCCGCACCTGGAGGCGCACCTGAAGGGCGCGGGCGGGGCCCTGCAGACACACCTTCGTGCCATCGAGACGGGCGGAGATTCACACCTGGCGCAGCGCGTGGCGCGCATGGGAGCGTGA
- a CDS encoding NAD-dependent epimerase/dehydratase family protein, whose protein sequence is MRAFVTGGSGFVGRRLIPALREQGHTVRALGRSQASLDVVRQAGAEPVEGDLSSVDALKRGMEGCEIVFHSAATVKQWGTRAEFFEANVRGTENVLEAARAAGIKRLVHVSTEAVLVDGSPLVNVDETRPLPERPIGHYSSTKGTAERLVLSVNSPELTTVVVRPRFVWGKGDTSVLPILVDAVKSGRFRWVDGGTFKTSTCHVANCVEGMLLAAEKGRGGQAYFLTDGEPVVFREFITSLLKTQGVDPGNKKIPFGFSMGLATVCELLWNFLPLPGNPLITRQELLLAGREVTVSDEKARRELGYEGRMTQAAGLREMQG, encoded by the coding sequence ATGCGCGCATTCGTCACGGGCGGTTCGGGATTCGTGGGCCGGCGGCTCATTCCGGCGCTTCGCGAGCAGGGGCACACGGTGCGGGCGCTGGGGCGCTCGCAGGCCTCGCTCGATGTGGTGCGCCAGGCGGGCGCCGAGCCGGTCGAGGGCGATCTCTCCAGCGTGGACGCGCTCAAGCGGGGCATGGAGGGCTGTGAGATCGTTTTCCACTCGGCGGCCACGGTGAAGCAGTGGGGCACGCGAGCCGAGTTCTTCGAGGCCAACGTGCGCGGCACGGAGAACGTGCTGGAGGCAGCGCGGGCGGCGGGCATCAAGCGGCTGGTGCACGTGAGCACCGAGGCGGTGCTCGTGGATGGCTCGCCCTTGGTCAACGTGGACGAGACGCGGCCCCTGCCCGAGCGGCCCATCGGGCACTACTCCTCCACCAAGGGCACGGCGGAGCGGCTGGTGCTCTCGGTGAACTCGCCCGAGCTGACCACGGTGGTTGTGCGGCCCCGCTTCGTCTGGGGCAAGGGCGACACTTCCGTGCTCCCCATCCTCGTCGATGCGGTGAAGTCCGGCCGGTTCCGCTGGGTGGACGGGGGCACCTTCAAGACCTCCACCTGCCATGTCGCCAACTGCGTGGAGGGGATGCTCCTCGCGGCGGAGAAGGGGCGCGGCGGCCAGGCGTACTTCCTCACCGATGGCGAGCCGGTGGTGTTCCGCGAGTTCATCACCTCCCTCTTGAAGACGCAGGGAGTGGATCCGGGGAACAAGAAGATCCCCTTTGGGTTCTCCATGGGGCTGGCGACGGTGTGCGAGCTGCTCTGGAACTTCCTACCGCTGCCGGGCAACCCGCTCATTACCCGGCAGGAACTGCTGCTGGCAGGGCGGGAGGTGACGGTGAGCGACGAGAAGGCACGCCGGGAGCTGGGCTACGAGGGGCGGATGACGCAGGCGGCGGGGCTGCGCGAGATGCAGGGCTGA
- a CDS encoding GNAT family N-acetyltransferase produces the protein METGRPEFGPPGEGEEQAAVADIMAQAFAMTPQEGAAWLEKAGRSNLRVLRERGTVTATALPIHMGQWFGGRRVAMAGIGGVGVAPGARGGGAATRLMQRTLQELRSLGFPISVLYPATQPLYRRVGYEQAGARFESRVQASRLDFKERTPQVRPVKPADLPAVQELYRRHASTRQGYLDRGSYVWDRVFHPRSETAYGFVLEGAQGLEGYVWLVRRRKMDLLQELFLTDYVVATPAAGRRLLAFLGDHRSLAQEVVWTGGPMDPLLLLMREQTYQVKLLFHWMMRVLDVPAALEARGYPAGVSGTLHLHVEDDLFPENRGSFTLEVSGGTGHVQRGGGGLMSLDVRALAPLYTGFLTADALRSVGSLVADDATVRLAATLFSGPPPSLPDMF, from the coding sequence ATGGAGACGGGTAGACCGGAGTTCGGCCCTCCCGGAGAGGGGGAGGAGCAGGCCGCGGTGGCAGACATCATGGCCCAGGCATTCGCGATGACGCCTCAGGAAGGCGCCGCTTGGCTCGAGAAAGCGGGGCGGAGCAACCTCCGGGTGTTGCGCGAGCGAGGCACGGTGACGGCCACGGCGCTCCCCATCCACATGGGCCAGTGGTTCGGCGGGCGTCGCGTCGCCATGGCGGGCATTGGTGGGGTGGGCGTGGCTCCTGGTGCGCGCGGCGGCGGAGCGGCCACCCGGCTCATGCAGCGCACCCTGCAGGAGCTGCGCAGCCTGGGGTTCCCCATCTCCGTCCTCTACCCGGCCACCCAGCCGCTCTACCGGCGCGTGGGCTACGAGCAGGCCGGGGCCCGCTTCGAGAGCCGCGTCCAGGCCTCGCGCCTCGACTTCAAGGAGCGCACCCCCCAGGTCCGGCCCGTGAAGCCGGCCGATCTCCCCGCCGTCCAGGAGCTCTACCGGCGCCATGCCTCCACCCGGCAGGGGTACCTCGATCGCGGCTCCTACGTGTGGGATCGCGTGTTCCACCCTCGGAGCGAGACGGCCTACGGCTTCGTCCTGGAGGGAGCGCAGGGCCTGGAGGGCTATGTCTGGCTGGTGCGCCGCCGCAAGATGGATCTCCTGCAGGAGCTCTTCCTCACGGACTACGTGGTCGCCACGCCCGCGGCGGGGCGGCGGCTGTTGGCCTTCCTGGGCGATCATCGCTCGCTGGCGCAGGAGGTGGTGTGGACGGGCGGCCCGATGGATCCGCTGCTCCTGCTGATGCGCGAGCAGACCTACCAGGTGAAGTTGCTCTTCCACTGGATGATGCGCGTGCTGGACGTCCCCGCCGCGCTCGAGGCCCGGGGTTACCCGGCGGGCGTCTCCGGCACGCTGCACCTGCACGTGGAGGACGATCTCTTCCCCGAGAACCGGGGCAGCTTCACCCTGGAGGTGTCAGGCGGCACGGGGCATGTGCAGCGGGGTGGAGGCGGGCTCATGAGCCTGGATGTCCGGGCACTCGCGCCGCTCTACACGGGCTTCCTGACGGCGGATGCGCTGCGCTCGGTGGGCTCGCTGGTGGCGGACGACGCCACGGTGCGGCTGGCGGCCACGTTGTTCTCCGGTCCCCCGCCGTCGCTCCCGGACATGTTCTGA
- a CDS encoding GNAT family N-acetyltransferase — protein MIRSATPADIPGILQLIRALADYEKLSHQVVVDEARLREHLFGPCPYAEVLLAEDGGQLVGYALFFHTYSTFLGQPSLYLEDLFVLPSHRGGGFGKGLLARLARLAVERNCGRFEWMVLDWNTPAIQFYESLGAALAPEWKLCRMTGEALQRFAATAR, from the coding sequence ATGATTCGCTCCGCCACCCCCGCAGATATCCCCGGCATCCTCCAGCTCATCCGTGCACTGGCGGACTACGAAAAGCTGTCCCACCAGGTCGTCGTGGACGAAGCCCGGCTGCGCGAGCACCTCTTCGGCCCCTGCCCCTACGCCGAGGTGCTGCTGGCCGAAGACGGTGGGCAGCTCGTGGGTTACGCGCTCTTCTTCCACACGTACTCGACATTCCTGGGCCAGCCGAGTCTGTATTTGGAGGACCTCTTCGTCCTGCCCTCGCACCGGGGGGGAGGGTTCGGCAAGGGACTGCTGGCGCGGCTGGCGCGGCTGGCAGTGGAGCGGAACTGCGGGCGCTTCGAGTGGATGGTGCTCGACTGGAACACGCCCGCCATCCAGTTCTACGAGTCCCTGGGGGCGGCGCTGGCGCCCGAGTGGAAGCTGTGCCGCATGACGGGCGAGGCGCTCCAGCGGTTCGCCGCGACGGCGCGCTAG
- a CDS encoding endonuclease V — protein sequence MLVSVDVDYRPDATVAACVAFRDWGDAAEAAHYVDRGPPAEPYVPGEFYRRELPALLRVLALVPDPLTTVVIDGYVWLAGEERPGLGAHLYEALGRTIPVIGVAKTSFQSSRVSVPVLRGGSQRPLLVTAVGVEVQDAAACIQRMHGPSRLPTLLKRADRLCRDS from the coding sequence ATGCTTGTCAGTGTCGATGTGGATTACCGGCCGGATGCGACGGTGGCCGCGTGCGTCGCCTTCCGGGACTGGGGCGACGCGGCCGAGGCGGCGCACTACGTGGACCGGGGTCCCCCCGCTGAGCCTTATGTCCCGGGCGAGTTCTACCGCCGGGAGCTGCCAGCGCTGCTGCGCGTGCTGGCGCTCGTGCCCGACCCTCTGACGACGGTCGTCATCGATGGCTATGTGTGGCTGGCGGGAGAGGAACGCCCGGGCCTGGGGGCCCACCTGTACGAGGCGCTCGGGCGAACCATCCCCGTCATCGGCGTGGCCAAGACGTCGTTCCAGTCCAGCCGGGTCTCCGTCCCGGTCCTGCGAGGGGGCAGCCAGCGGCCCCTGCTCGTGACGGCCGTGGGGGTGGAGGTCCAGGACGCGGCGGCGTGCATCCAGCGCATGCACGGGCCGTCTCGGCTGCCCACGCTGCTCAAGCGCGCGGACCGGCTGTGCCGGGACTCCTGA